AAAAAGTCAGAAATTCGGGAAGGCCTGTGTGTTTTCACTATTGGGACTTTTTGCTTACGGAGACGGCTCCGTTGAAAATGCAAAACGAAAAGCAAGAATCAATGTTGTAGAAGAAATCAATTGGGAGGCCATCTCCCTTTTTGGCATTTATTCTTCGTTATGCGTAGAAGCGGGTGGAAAATAATTAAGATTAATGAATTTATTTTTTAATTACAAATCGTTTCAGCATTTCAATGGTTTCAGGTGGGTTTTCTTTTTTTTCTTTTTTCAACTCGGTTGTGTGAATTTGGGAAATCCGCAAGGACTTGGACCGACAGGGACTCTTTACAGTTCTTATCGAATTGGGATTTCGGAAAATAAGGAAATAGAAACCGCTTCCAAAACGGGAAAAGCATGTCTGAAACGATATGCTTTTCTTTATGTGACCGGAGATGCAAGTTTGGAAGCGGCGGCAAAAAACGGACGAATTATAGATATCAAATCGGTGAACAAAGAGGCGTTTAACATTTTGTCGGTATATTCCTCTTTGTGTACGATTGTTACCGGGAATTAGAATCCGCTACTTTTCTAAGTAAATTCGGATAATCCGAGATCACTCCGTCGACCCCGCAGCCTAACAAACGATAAACTTCTTTCTCGTTGTTTACAGTCCATGGAATCACTTCAATTTGAGAATCATGAGCTTGTTTTACAAATTCGGGAGTTACATACAGAAAATAAGGAGAAATGATATTGGCCTTCAAAGATTTCGTTTTTTCTATGATGTCTTCTCTATAACCGTTTCCAAAACCGATGGTCATAAGAAATCCTTGGGGATAAGTAGGAGCGAATAAAGCACTGGTTTTGATCTTGGAATTCTTTTTTTGTGCGAAGGGAATCGTTCTCATATCAAAGGATTGAATTGTGGTTCGATCGGTGACTTTTGCTTTTTCAATTGCGGAAACAAGTAAATTCGTATGTTCTTCTACGATCGAATCGGAGGCGGATCCATCGTCAGGAAATTTTGTTTCTATATTGAATAAGAACTTTTGTTTCGCTTTCTTTTCCGCCTCGGATACTTTCTGAAAAAAATCTTCAATAGTAATGAGTTTGGTTCCGGGAACAGCCACCTGTTCAGGAAAGGAAGGGTTCTTTTTTGATCCACAATCTAATGCTTGTAATTCGGTTAGAGTCAGATTATAAAGAGATGTTTTTTTGATGGAAGATCCATCGGAATTTTGGCAAATCACCGGGTTGGTTTCCGAGTCATGATGAATCACGATTCGTTTGTCTTTGGTCAGAACGGTATCCAATTCCAAGGTAGTCATTTTGTGCTGGATGGCTTCTTCGAAAGCGGGCCATGTGTTTTCCGGTTTTAAGCCCCTAGCCCCACGATGTCCTTGCCAATCTATTTTGCCATTTAAGGGTGCATTCTTAATTGCAGAGGATGAGCAATCTGCAAGTAGAAGGAAAATAAAAAACAAACTAAGATAACGAAAGATGAATCGAAATTTCATAAAAACTCCATTTGAATTGGTTCATAAGTTAGGAAATCAATAAGGAAAAGAAAGGATTTTTTATAGGGGTGGGGGCTTGGATGATAGTTTCGAATTGGATGCGACAGGGATCGGAGCGGGGCGCCGAAGGCGCCGTCCGAAGGACCGAAGCCGGTAGGCGGAGCCGCGGAAGAGCCCGGTTTCGCACCGCCTAAGGTGCGAAAGTCGCCCGAAAGATAAAAAGAAACTAAGTGGTGGAAAAAACTAAACGACGAGTTCGTCTTCTCCGGCACGTGCAACAACGATCTCGCCTGCTTCTTCGAGTTTACGGATGATGTTTACGATTTTTTGCTGTGCGTCTTCCACGTCTTTGAGTCGGACCGGGCCCATAAAATCCATATCTTCCCGAAGGAGGTTGGCGGCCCGTTTGGACATGTTTTTAAAGATTTTATCTTGTACTTCGGAGTCTACCGATTTGAGTGCTTTCGCCAAATCAGTGTTATCTACTTCACGCATTACTTTTTGGATCGCACGGTCGTCCAATAACACGATATCTTCGAATACGAACATTCGTTTTTTGATTTCTTCCGCAAGTTCCGGGTCTTCTTCTTCCAGAGCTTCAATGATGGTTTTCTCCGTTCCCCTATCCACAAGGTTGAGGATTTCAACCACGGAATCGATACCACCGGCAGAGGTATAATCTTCCGAAGCGAGAGTGGAAAGTTTTCTCTCTAACACTCGTTCTACCTCGCGGAGTACGTCCGGAGATACACGGTCCATCGTTGCGATCCTTTTTGCAACTTCCGCTTGGATTTGGTGCGGGAGGTTGGAAAGGATGTTCGATGCTTTTTGGGGATCGAGGTATGATAAAATCAAAGCGATAGTTTGCGGGTGCTCCCCC
The nucleotide sequence above comes from Leptospira kobayashii. Encoded proteins:
- a CDS encoding glycerophosphodiester phosphodiesterase, which gives rise to MKFRFIFRYLSLFFIFLLLADCSSSAIKNAPLNGKIDWQGHRGARGLKPENTWPAFEEAIQHKMTTLELDTVLTKDKRIVIHHDSETNPVICQNSDGSSIKKTSLYNLTLTELQALDCGSKKNPSFPEQVAVPGTKLITIEDFFQKVSEAEKKAKQKFLFNIETKFPDDGSASDSIVEEHTNLLVSAIEKAKVTDRTTIQSFDMRTIPFAQKKNSKIKTSALFAPTYPQGFLMTIGFGNGYREDIIEKTKSLKANIISPYFLYVTPEFVKQAHDSQIEVIPWTVNNEKEVYRLLGCGVDGVISDYPNLLRKVADSNSR
- the fliG gene encoding flagellar motor switch protein FliG encodes the protein MLNKKPSLTGRQKAAIFLVAVGNDVASEIFKHLREDEIEQITFEIARLDKITPEDKEKVLVEFNELMMAQEFITNGGIDFARGLLEKALGNQKAIDIINRLTSSLQVRPFDFIRRTDPAHLLNFIQGEHPQTIALILSYLDPQKASNILSNLPHQIQAEVAKRIATMDRVSPDVLREVERVLERKLSTLASEDYTSAGGIDSVVEILNLVDRGTEKTIIEALEEEDPELAEEIKKRMFVFEDIVLLDDRAIQKVMREVDNTDLAKALKSVDSEVQDKIFKNMSKRAANLLREDMDFMGPVRLKDVEDAQQKIVNIIRKLEEAGEIVVARAGEDELVV
- a CDS encoding TRL-like family protein encodes the protein MNLFFNYKSFQHFNGFRWVFFFFFFQLGCVNLGNPQGLGPTGTLYSSYRIGISENKEIETASKTGKACLKRYAFLYVTGDASLEAAAKNGRIIDIKSVNKEAFNILSVYSSLCTIVTGN
- a CDS encoding TRL domain-containing protein; this translates as MKTKGLLILFFSIWELSCASPGFGPNGLLVTQTKIGIFGTGEKSQKFGKACVFSLLGLFAYGDGSVENAKRKARINVVEEINWEAISLFGIYSSLCVEAGGK